The following are encoded together in the Culex pipiens pallens isolate TS chromosome 1, TS_CPP_V2, whole genome shotgun sequence genome:
- the LOC120426449 gene encoding protein AAR2 homolog, translating into MASPVSNSTGLSLATMSPAVALALFDNCAALIIAGVPPGTEFGIDQHSFLVGEDFRGVKMIPEGVHFVYCAAKGAYGETAPRVGFVHHFTRGEIVVREWDHEKEELRHRVHDNVEEEMAKIRENLRNLDKYLAPYDYDRYTAWQKLTGNITQSTVSRHSPDCGVIRNTVELLSCPDEDRPRGQVITSPRLSKIRALVNDEELLPNLKSIPGTAPKFTTLPLRCPKDASPADVSRHHMDCIEAVDLLLSSREKVIFEEIEFSFILFVCGHSVEGLSHWRKILGLLANSDQAVEKYRIFYRNYLTVLQYQLPELPIELMEQTQSNTVYLDVRKLLLNCYQAGLTSVAQTLEKSLKGSLLWKFEDLFSEDPDDLPTVVEL; encoded by the exons ATGGCTTCACCTGTCTCCAACTCAACGGGACTATCCCTGGCAACGATGTCCCCTGCCGTGGCGCTGGCACTGTTTGACAACTGTGCCGCGCTGATAATCGCCGGGGTTCCACCCGGGACGGAATTTGGCATTGATCAGCACAGCTTCCTGGTCGGAGAGGACTTCCGGGGCGTGAAGATGATTCCGGAGGGCGTTCACTTCGTGTACTGCGCTGCCAAGGGAGCTTACGGCGAGACGGCTCCAAGGGTGGGTTTCGTGCATCATTTCACACGTGGTGAGATTGTGGTCCGCGAGTGGGATCACGAGAAAGAGGAATTGCGCCACCGGGTTCACGACAACGTGGAAGAGGAGATGGCAAAGATTAGGGAGAATTTGAGGAATCTTGATAA GTATCTGGCTCCATACGACTACGACAGGTATACTGCATGGCAAAAACTAACCGGAAACATAACGCAGAGTACTGTTAGCCGTCATTCGCCCGACTGTGGCGTGATACGGAACACGGTTGAGCTACTTTCGTGCCCTGATGAAGATCGGCCACGAGGTCAGGTCATCACGTCGCCGAGGCTTTCAAAAATCCGAGCACTTGTAAATGATGAGGAGCTGCTTCCAAATCTGAAGTCGATACCTGGAACTGCACCTAAATTCACAACGTTACCGTTGCGTTGCCCAAAGGATGCCTCACCGGCGGATGTCTCCAGACATCATATGGATTGCATAGAAGCCGTTGATCTACTGCTTAGCAGTCGAGAAAAGGTAATCTTTGAAGAGATTGAATTTTCCTTTATCCTATTTGTGTGTGGACATTCCGTAGAAGGTTTGAGCCATTGGCGAAAAATACTGGGACTGCTTGCTAATTCCGATCAAGCCGTCGAAAAGTATCGCATCTTTTACAGAAATTACCTAACCGTGCTACAGTATCAGCTGCCAGAGCTACCGATCGAACTAATGGAGCAAACGCAGTCGAATACGGTTTATCTGGATGTGCGAAAGTTGCTGCTGAATTGCTACCAGGCAGGTCTTACTTCGGTAGCTCAAACGCTCGAGAAGAGTCTTAAGGGATCGTTGCTTTGGAAGTTTGAAGATTTGTTCTCGGAAGATCCGGACGATTTGCCAACGGTTGTAGAGTTGTAA
- the LOC120426447 gene encoding protein singed isoform X1, with translation MNGSSYEINTNGDILSQNQQKGWWTIGLINGQYKYMTAETFGYKLNANGASLKKKQLWTLEPSNTGEKRWQPGANSPKSDDKGVIYLKSHLGRYLSVDSFGNVLCESEDRDAGSRFQISIADDNSGRWALKNEQRGYFLGGTPEKLTCTAKAPGKGEFWSVHLAARPQVNLRSVGRKRFAHLSESQDEIHVDANIPWGEDTLFTLEFRADEEGRYALHTCNNKYLNSTGKLETKCTDDCLFSAEYHSGHLALRDRHGLYLSPIGSKAVLKSRSQTVTRDELFSLEDSLPQASFIAALNNKYVSVKQGVDVTANQDEIGDNETFQLEYDWSAHRWALRTTQDRYWCLSTGGGIQATGNRRSADALFELVWHGEGSVSFRANNGKLLATKRSGHLFATSDVIEDTTKFYFYLINRPILVLKCEQGFVGYRAPGSNKLECNKAVYETILVERAQKGIVHFKGQNGKYWRVDGEGIAADSDTPTDGFYIELREPTRICLRAADGRYLGATKNGTFKLVDTGYDTATQWEY, from the exons ATGAATGGCTCAAGCTATGAAATCAACACGAACGGTGATATTCTGTCCCAGAACCAGCAGAAGGGCTGGTGGACGATCGGGCTCATCAACGGCCAGTACAAGTACATGACAGCCGAAACCTTCGGATACAAACTGAACGCAAACGGCGCTAGTCTCAAGAAGAAGCAACTCTGGACGCTGGAACCATCCAACACCGGCGAAA AGCGCTGGCAGCCTGGTGCCAATTCACCAAAGTCAGACGATAAAG GCGTAATCTACTTGAAGTCGCACCTGGGCCGATACCTGTCGGTGGACTCGTTTGGCAATGTGCTGTGCGAGTCGGAGGATCGTGACGCCGGCAGCCGCTTCCAGATCAGTATCGCCGACGACAACTCGGGCCGATGGGCGCTGAAGAACGAACAACGCGGCTACTTCCTCGGGGGCACCCCCGAAAAGCTGACCTGCACAGCCAAGGCTCCCGGCAAGGGGGAATTTTGGAGCGTGCATCTGGCCGCTAGGCCGCAG GTTAATCTACGCTCCGTTGGGCGCAAGCGTTTCGCTCATCTGTCAGAGTCGCAAGACGAGATCCACGTCGACGCCAATATTCCGTGGGGCGAAGACACGCTCTTTACGCTGGAGTTCCGCGCCGACGAGGAGGGCCGATACGCACTGCACACATGCAACAACaa ATACCTCAACTCAACCGGGAAGCTAGAGACCAAATGCACGGACGACTGTCTGTTCAGTGCCGAGTACCACAGCGGCCACCTGGCGCTGCGTGACCGCCACGGCCTGTATCTGTCGCCGATCGGGTCGAAGGCCGTCCTGAAGTCGCGCTCGCAGACCGTAACGCGGGACGAGCTGTTCTCGCTGGAGGATTCCCTCCCGCAGGCGTCGTTCATCGCGGCGCTGAACAACAAGTACGTCTCGGTGAAGCAAGGCGTGGACGTTACGGCCAACCAGGACGAGATCGGGGACAACGAAACGTTCCAGCTGGAGTACGACTGGTCGGCGCACCGCTGGGCGCTGAGGACCACTCAG gacCGCTACTGGTGTCTGTCAACTGGTGGTGGAATTCAGGCCACTGGAAACCGTCGCTCCGCGGATGCGCTCTTCGAGCTTGTCTGGCACGGCGAAGGATCCGTTTCGTTCCGCGCCAACAATGGAAAGCTGCTGGCCACGAAGCGCTCCGGTCATTTGTTTGCTACGTCCGATGTCATCGAAGACACGACCAAGTTTTACTTTTATCTGATCAACCGTCCCATTCTGGTGCTCAAGTGTGAGCAAGGATTTGTGGGGTACCGCGCGCCTGGAAGCAACAAGCTGGAGTGCAATAAGGCCGTCTACGAGACTATTTTGGTGGAGCGTGCCCAGAAGGGAATTGTTCACTTTAAGG GACAAAACGGCAAGTACTGGCGAGTCGATGGCGAGGGCATTGCGGCCGATTCCGACACCCCGACCGACGGTTTCTACATTGAGCTGCGAGAGCCAACCCGTATCTGTCTGCGTGCGGCCGACGGTCGGTACCTGGGCGCGACCAAGAACGGAACGTTCAAGCTGGTCGACACCGGATACGACACTGCCACCCAGTGGGAATACTAA
- the LOC120426447 gene encoding protein singed isoform X2, with protein MNGSSYEINTNGDILSQNQQKGWWTIGLINGQYKYMTAETFGYKLNANGASLKKKQLWTLEPSNTGESVIYLKSHLGRYLSVDSFGNVLCESEDRDAGSRFQISIADDNSGRWALKNEQRGYFLGGTPEKLTCTAKAPGKGEFWSVHLAARPQVNLRSVGRKRFAHLSESQDEIHVDANIPWGEDTLFTLEFRADEEGRYALHTCNNKYLNSTGKLETKCTDDCLFSAEYHSGHLALRDRHGLYLSPIGSKAVLKSRSQTVTRDELFSLEDSLPQASFIAALNNKYVSVKQGVDVTANQDEIGDNETFQLEYDWSAHRWALRTTQDRYWCLSTGGGIQATGNRRSADALFELVWHGEGSVSFRANNGKLLATKRSGHLFATSDVIEDTTKFYFYLINRPILVLKCEQGFVGYRAPGSNKLECNKAVYETILVERAQKGIVHFKGQNGKYWRVDGEGIAADSDTPTDGFYIELREPTRICLRAADGRYLGATKNGTFKLVDTGYDTATQWEY; from the exons ATGAATGGCTCAAGCTATGAAATCAACACGAACGGTGATATTCTGTCCCAGAACCAGCAGAAGGGCTGGTGGACGATCGGGCTCATCAACGGCCAGTACAAGTACATGACAGCCGAAACCTTCGGATACAAACTGAACGCAAACGGCGCTAGTCTCAAGAAGAAGCAACTCTGGACGCTGGAACCATCCAACACCGGCGAAA GCGTAATCTACTTGAAGTCGCACCTGGGCCGATACCTGTCGGTGGACTCGTTTGGCAATGTGCTGTGCGAGTCGGAGGATCGTGACGCCGGCAGCCGCTTCCAGATCAGTATCGCCGACGACAACTCGGGCCGATGGGCGCTGAAGAACGAACAACGCGGCTACTTCCTCGGGGGCACCCCCGAAAAGCTGACCTGCACAGCCAAGGCTCCCGGCAAGGGGGAATTTTGGAGCGTGCATCTGGCCGCTAGGCCGCAG GTTAATCTACGCTCCGTTGGGCGCAAGCGTTTCGCTCATCTGTCAGAGTCGCAAGACGAGATCCACGTCGACGCCAATATTCCGTGGGGCGAAGACACGCTCTTTACGCTGGAGTTCCGCGCCGACGAGGAGGGCCGATACGCACTGCACACATGCAACAACaa ATACCTCAACTCAACCGGGAAGCTAGAGACCAAATGCACGGACGACTGTCTGTTCAGTGCCGAGTACCACAGCGGCCACCTGGCGCTGCGTGACCGCCACGGCCTGTATCTGTCGCCGATCGGGTCGAAGGCCGTCCTGAAGTCGCGCTCGCAGACCGTAACGCGGGACGAGCTGTTCTCGCTGGAGGATTCCCTCCCGCAGGCGTCGTTCATCGCGGCGCTGAACAACAAGTACGTCTCGGTGAAGCAAGGCGTGGACGTTACGGCCAACCAGGACGAGATCGGGGACAACGAAACGTTCCAGCTGGAGTACGACTGGTCGGCGCACCGCTGGGCGCTGAGGACCACTCAG gacCGCTACTGGTGTCTGTCAACTGGTGGTGGAATTCAGGCCACTGGAAACCGTCGCTCCGCGGATGCGCTCTTCGAGCTTGTCTGGCACGGCGAAGGATCCGTTTCGTTCCGCGCCAACAATGGAAAGCTGCTGGCCACGAAGCGCTCCGGTCATTTGTTTGCTACGTCCGATGTCATCGAAGACACGACCAAGTTTTACTTTTATCTGATCAACCGTCCCATTCTGGTGCTCAAGTGTGAGCAAGGATTTGTGGGGTACCGCGCGCCTGGAAGCAACAAGCTGGAGTGCAATAAGGCCGTCTACGAGACTATTTTGGTGGAGCGTGCCCAGAAGGGAATTGTTCACTTTAAGG GACAAAACGGCAAGTACTGGCGAGTCGATGGCGAGGGCATTGCGGCCGATTCCGACACCCCGACCGACGGTTTCTACATTGAGCTGCGAGAGCCAACCCGTATCTGTCTGCGTGCGGCCGACGGTCGGTACCTGGGCGCGACCAAGAACGGAACGTTCAAGCTGGTCGACACCGGATACGACACTGCCACCCAGTGGGAATACTAA